The following proteins come from a genomic window of Aphelocoma coerulescens isolate FSJ_1873_10779 chromosome 18, UR_Acoe_1.0, whole genome shotgun sequence:
- the TEPSIN gene encoding AP-4 complex accessory subunit tepsin isoform X2, with amino-acid sequence MAAPLRDRLSFLSRLPVLLRGTADDDTPCPGYLFEEIAKISHESPGSSQCLLEHLLTRLQSSSCHVKLKVLKILLHTCSQGSPQFVLQLKRNANFIREAAVFSGPPDPLHGNSLNQKVRAAAQDLATILFSDAPLPQPLALPTRPPAPAGMGSSPSPCGSLQGFGFSSDKSGSASTGEALLSSLQRAAEAVAQAVLPAPGGPQRLRGDLPEDTYEPVRAPSPASSPAMPPPAPPTPRGSRVSHQPGLAGGGWEEADSGHSSRESSQGNERSRTSDSGSKSGSDSRSGASRELSHGADRVDADSPGDCRRELSLVSGLMRGARVFLTREEAQHFLKECGLLNCEVVLELLGRALEDPSDSVRMRSMCAISALGCSDLLSPEQIFTVTRQRLQHLSQGSPGPVANRATKMLRQFEALCRAQPSPRAPRPPSAPSVGSAEDLLVDIPALAHESFLTPLSPAPTPAAPTAPAEEPGVGSEPPGQPGAAVPACPCEQDGGSRLAGHTAAPSLSLFAGMELVARPGAVLRPHSPPVEPQTPSQPQDGGTDMEGARQPSAFAFLNM; translated from the exons ATGGCGGCGCCGCTGCGGGACCGGCTGAGTTTCCTGAGCCGG ctgccgGTGTTGCTGAGGGGCACAGCCGACGACGACACCCCCTGCCCGGGGTACCTGTTCGAGGAGATTGCCA AGATCTCCCACgagtcccccgggagcagccagtgcctgctggagcatctcctcacacggctgcagagcagctcctgccacgTCAAGTTGAAG GTGCTGAAGATCCTGCTGCACAcctgctcccagggctccccCCAGTTCGTCCTACAGCTGAAGAGGAACGCCAACTTCATCCGGGAGGCCGCGG TGTTCTCCgggcccccagaccccctccacGGCAACAGCTTGAACCAGAAGGTGCGGGCTGCCGCACAG GATTTGGCCACCATTCTGTTCTCGGATGCGCCGCTGCCGCAGCCCCTGGCGCTGCCCACCCGGCCCCCGGCCCCTGCCG GGAtgggctccagccccagcccctgtggCTCCCTGCAGGGATTCGGCTTCAGCAGTGACAAAAGCGGCTCCG CTTCCACAGGGGAGGCCCTGCTGAGCAGCCTCCAGCGAGCGGCCGAGGCCGTGGCCCAGGCCGTGCTCCCGGCGCCAGGGGGGCCCCAGCGGCTCCGTGGGGACCTCCCCGAGGACACCTACGAGCCCGTCCGAGCCCCATCCCCGGCCAGCAGCCCGGCCATGCCACCCCCGGCTCCTCCCACGCCACGCGGATCCCGAG TGAGCCACCAGCCAGGGCTGGccgggggtggctgggaggaggCGGACAGCGGGCACAGCTCCCGGGAATCCTCGCAGGGCAACGAGCGGAGCCGCACCTCGGACTCCGGCAGCAAATCCGGCAGCGACAGCCGCTCTGGGGCCAGCCGGGAGCTGAGCCACGGGGCTGACAG GGTGGACGCTGACAGCCCGGGTGACTGCCGGCGGGAGCTGAGCCTGGTGTCGGGACTGATGCGCGGGGCCAGGGTCTTCCTCACCAGGGAGGAAGCTCAGCACTTCCTCAAGGA GTGTGGGCTCCTGAACTGTGAggtggtgctggagctgctgggccgGGCGCTGGAGGATCCCAGTGACAGCGTCCGCATG AGGTCCATGTGTGCCATCTCTGCCCTCGGCTGTTCCGACCTGCTCTCCCCAGAGCAGATCTTCACCGTGACCCGGCAGCGCCTGCAGCACCTCAGCCAAGGCAGCCCTGGGCCTGTGGCCAACCGAGCAACAAAG ATGCTGCGGCAGTTCGAGGCCCTGTGCCGGGCCCAGCCCTCCCCGAGGGCCCCACGCCCACCCTCAGCCCCCTCGGTGGGCTCGGCCGAGGACCTGCTCGTGGACATCCCGGCCCTGGCACACGAGAGCTTCCTGACCCCCCTGAGCCCAGCCCCGACCCCTGCGGCCCCCACGGCCCCCGCTGAGGAGCCGGGGGTGGGATCGGAGCCCCCCGGGCAGCCCGGGGCCGCGGTGCCGGCCTGTCCCTGCGAGCAGGACGGGGGGAGCAGGCTGGCAGGGCACACGGCGgcccccagcctgtccctgtTCGCCGGCATGGAGCTGGTGGCCCGTCCCGGTGCCGTGCTCCGGCCACACTCGCCGCCCGTGGAGCCACAGACGCCGTCCCAGCCCCAAGATGGGGGGACGGACATGGAGGGCGCCCGGCAGCCATCGGCCTTCGCCTTCCTCAACATGTAG
- the NDUFAF8 gene encoding NADH dehydrogenase [ubiquinone] 1 alpha subcomplex assembly factor 8: MSGRGVWLRARARLRRFPAALAACGDQAAAYGRCVAAAAAGPAELRRDACLEEFQALRECFARAAKATPK, translated from the exons ATGTCGGGGCGCGGTGTGTGGCTGCGGGCGCGGGCGCGGCTGCGGCGCTTCCCGGCGGCGCTGGCGGCCTGCGGGGACCAG GCCGCGGCCTACGGGCGGTgcgtggcggcggcggcggccgggccggcggaGCTGCGGCGGGACGCGTGCCTGGAGGAGTTCCAGGCGCTGCGGGAATGCTTCGCCCGGGCG GCAAAGGCGACACCGAAGTGA
- the TEPSIN gene encoding AP-4 complex accessory subunit tepsin isoform X1, translating into MAAPLRDRLSFLSRLPVLLRGTADDDTPCPGYLFEEIAKISHESPGSSQCLLEHLLTRLQSSSCHVKLKVLKILLHTCSQGSPQFVLQLKRNANFIREAAVFSGPPDPLHGNSLNQKVRAAAQDLATILFSDAPLPQPLALPTRPPAPAGMGSSPSPCGSLQGFGFSSDKSGSASTGEALLSSLQRAAEAVAQAVLPAPGGPQRLRGDLPEDTYEPVRAPSPASSPAMPPPAPPTPRGSRVSHQPGLAGGGWEEADSGHSSRESSQGNERSRTSDSGSKSGSDSRSGASRELSHGADSRVDADSPGDCRRELSLVSGLMRGARVFLTREEAQHFLKECGLLNCEVVLELLGRALEDPSDSVRMRSMCAISALGCSDLLSPEQIFTVTRQRLQHLSQGSPGPVANRATKMLRQFEALCRAQPSPRAPRPPSAPSVGSAEDLLVDIPALAHESFLTPLSPAPTPAAPTAPAEEPGVGSEPPGQPGAAVPACPCEQDGGSRLAGHTAAPSLSLFAGMELVARPGAVLRPHSPPVEPQTPSQPQDGGTDMEGARQPSAFAFLNM; encoded by the exons ATGGCGGCGCCGCTGCGGGACCGGCTGAGTTTCCTGAGCCGG ctgccgGTGTTGCTGAGGGGCACAGCCGACGACGACACCCCCTGCCCGGGGTACCTGTTCGAGGAGATTGCCA AGATCTCCCACgagtcccccgggagcagccagtgcctgctggagcatctcctcacacggctgcagagcagctcctgccacgTCAAGTTGAAG GTGCTGAAGATCCTGCTGCACAcctgctcccagggctccccCCAGTTCGTCCTACAGCTGAAGAGGAACGCCAACTTCATCCGGGAGGCCGCGG TGTTCTCCgggcccccagaccccctccacGGCAACAGCTTGAACCAGAAGGTGCGGGCTGCCGCACAG GATTTGGCCACCATTCTGTTCTCGGATGCGCCGCTGCCGCAGCCCCTGGCGCTGCCCACCCGGCCCCCGGCCCCTGCCG GGAtgggctccagccccagcccctgtggCTCCCTGCAGGGATTCGGCTTCAGCAGTGACAAAAGCGGCTCCG CTTCCACAGGGGAGGCCCTGCTGAGCAGCCTCCAGCGAGCGGCCGAGGCCGTGGCCCAGGCCGTGCTCCCGGCGCCAGGGGGGCCCCAGCGGCTCCGTGGGGACCTCCCCGAGGACACCTACGAGCCCGTCCGAGCCCCATCCCCGGCCAGCAGCCCGGCCATGCCACCCCCGGCTCCTCCCACGCCACGCGGATCCCGAG TGAGCCACCAGCCAGGGCTGGccgggggtggctgggaggaggCGGACAGCGGGCACAGCTCCCGGGAATCCTCGCAGGGCAACGAGCGGAGCCGCACCTCGGACTCCGGCAGCAAATCCGGCAGCGACAGCCGCTCTGGGGCCAGCCGGGAGCTGAGCCACGGGGCTGACAG CAGGGTGGACGCTGACAGCCCGGGTGACTGCCGGCGGGAGCTGAGCCTGGTGTCGGGACTGATGCGCGGGGCCAGGGTCTTCCTCACCAGGGAGGAAGCTCAGCACTTCCTCAAGGA GTGTGGGCTCCTGAACTGTGAggtggtgctggagctgctgggccgGGCGCTGGAGGATCCCAGTGACAGCGTCCGCATG AGGTCCATGTGTGCCATCTCTGCCCTCGGCTGTTCCGACCTGCTCTCCCCAGAGCAGATCTTCACCGTGACCCGGCAGCGCCTGCAGCACCTCAGCCAAGGCAGCCCTGGGCCTGTGGCCAACCGAGCAACAAAG ATGCTGCGGCAGTTCGAGGCCCTGTGCCGGGCCCAGCCCTCCCCGAGGGCCCCACGCCCACCCTCAGCCCCCTCGGTGGGCTCGGCCGAGGACCTGCTCGTGGACATCCCGGCCCTGGCACACGAGAGCTTCCTGACCCCCCTGAGCCCAGCCCCGACCCCTGCGGCCCCCACGGCCCCCGCTGAGGAGCCGGGGGTGGGATCGGAGCCCCCCGGGCAGCCCGGGGCCGCGGTGCCGGCCTGTCCCTGCGAGCAGGACGGGGGGAGCAGGCTGGCAGGGCACACGGCGgcccccagcctgtccctgtTCGCCGGCATGGAGCTGGTGGCCCGTCCCGGTGCCGTGCTCCGGCCACACTCGCCGCCCGTGGAGCCACAGACGCCGTCCCAGCCCCAAGATGGGGGGACGGACATGGAGGGCGCCCGGCAGCCATCGGCCTTCGCCTTCCTCAACATGTAG